AATATTGGTGCTGGAGCCAATGTGGAACGGTGCTCCCTCGTCGGCACGAATGGAGGTACCCGGCGCAATCAGTACGTTTTCCCCAATCCAAACATCACCGATGACATTGGAAAAGGCGTGAACATAAGCTGATCCATCAATTTGAGGCTCAGCTAAGCCCCTAGACCAGGGTGTTGGGGGAGCTGCAGAGCTATAACCAGCCATAAGTGCTCCTCTCTAAAACTGCAATTAAGACAACTGGAATCCAAGGTTTGAGTGGGTATCAACTCAAGCCGGGACCATGGGACGCGGAGCGCCTTAAGCCGGAACCATGGGGCACGGAGCGCCCCACTGTTCTGTTAATCTTGTCCCGCTTACAGCGGAAACCCGTTTGAGTCAGGCTTGAGTCAGGTTTAATCACCTAGGATTCCCTGAACCCATGGGCAACGTTGGGTTTAATTCTGCTGAATTCTGAATTTAAAGTTTCTTTTCCTAGGCATTGCCCATCAATCCCCTGGGTCATCAACGCCACAAGCGGCGATCTAACCCAGCACAGCATCCAGCGAGGACAGTTTGGACGACTGACCTAGGGACCGAGGATGGACGATGGGCTGTCTGACGACCCTATATCCCTGTGTCCCCCATTAGCCTGAGTCCCCAACGGATCTAGCGCAGGTCATCACAGGAAATTGTCTAGGACGTTGTTACAATCTCCAGGGTTGAACTGGGGATTTTTCAAGGTGTCCCTTGAGGTCAACGGGCCAGGGATGAACGAATCGTCAGCCATTAAATCCTAAAAGCCGGTTTTGCCCTAATTTTGATCGCGTTTGCTATAAAGCGGTTGGTTAGAGAGGGTTACGGTGTCAATAATAGCGATGATGGCTGCATCCACCGGGCGATCGGTACAGTCCCGCACATGGCGAGTCTGACTGCCCCGACTGACTAACACCCACTCATCTAAACCAGCCCCCACCATATCAGCGGCAACTTCATATTCAGGGGTGATTTCACCCGTTTGATCAACAAACTGAACCACTAACAGTTTGACACCCTGAAGACTAGGCTCCTTATAGGTGCTGACTACAGTGCCACGAACCCTGGCAATACGCATTAATTTTTAGGGCAAATGTACTTTTTTAGATAGTTGGGAACCTTGGGCCAATGGTCGTTACTAACCCTGGGCAGCGAATACCTTCGGGCTGGTTGCGGTGGCCACACCTCTGGCAACGGTCATGGATGGCAATGAGGGATGCATAGGCATAGGCATAGCCCTAGCCAACACCCTAAGGGGTTGAACCACGACGCTAGACTGACGACGCTAGACTGACGACGCTAGACTGACGACGCTAGACTAGCGACGAACAATTCTAGAGGTGCTGTCCCGGAACTGCTCTACGGCTTCGGTGTAACGAATGGGCAGCACATATTCCAGGTTTTCGTGGGGACGGGCAATGATGTGGTGGGACAAAACTTGACCCCCCTGTACCCGCTTAACCGACTCAATACCGGCGGCCACAGAAGCTTGCACTTCCGAGACATTGCCTCGAATGATGACGGTCACGCGACCACTACCAATTTTTTCGTAACCCACAAGGGTGACGCGGGCTGCTTTGACCATGGCATCTGATGCTTCCACCACAGCGGGGAAGCCCAAGGTCTCGATCATTCCAACTGCGATCGACATGGGAAATTTTCCTTGAACAATGGAATCGTCAGAAATGGGCTGGCCTTAGTTACCAACCCATTTGCTCTACATACGGAACTGTTCCACAGCTTCGGTGTAGCGAATGGGAAGGACATATTCCAAGTTCTCATGGGGACGGGCAATAATGTGGTGGGACAGCACCTCACCACCGTGTACCCGCTTCGCAGAGTCAATACCCGCAGACACAGAGGCTTGAACTTCGGATACGTCACCCCGAACGATGACCGTCACCCGACCACTACCAATTTTTTCGTAACCGACAAGGGTGACGCGGGCAGCTTTAACCATGGCATCCGATGCTTCCACGACGGCGGGGAAGCCTAGGGTTTCGATCATTCCGACTGCGATGGGCATGGTTCCAAATCCTTAAGCGATGAAAATGTTGATGGATTTTTGAGCAAGGGTGTCCACCAAGGGCAAACAGGGGACTGAGCAGAGATCACTCAATCAACTGCTCGATTTTTAGAGGGAGAGAAAGTCCAGGACTAGGAATCCCAGATGTTGGTCCAGAAGAGGCGCAGTCACCGTGTATCGAGACGAGATCTGCTAGCGTTAAGCTTTGTAAACGGCAAGATTCACAAAGACGAAGAGCATGACCTTCCAGATTTCTTAATAAAGAGCATAGATTGATGTGGCTCTATTGCCAACATTGAACTCAATGATGATTTACGATTCCATACATAAGTTCAGGCAATAGGTATATTTGCCATTTTTCTATGACCCAGGGTCAACTGAACGTTAGCCCCTAGACCATCTCTTACTTTAACAGTTTGAGGATCACCGGTTCTATCTCTTTTGTTCTGACTCTTTTGTTCTGACTCTTTGGTTCTGACTCTTTGGTTCTGATCAGTCGGGGACCTCGATTCCTGGGGGAAGGCTGCGCCGCCACCCGCCACCCGCCACCCGCCACTCGCCACTCGCCGCCCGCCACAATTAATCGAGGTGTCCTACCGTCTGCACCTAACTTGATACCCAACTCACTGGACTGCGATCGCCAGATCCAATCCACCCCTAGCCCCAACCAGACCGTGTTCCCTGGGTTTCCTGAGGATCCACAGCAGTCCTCAATGGGTCGTGTGGTGTGCCCCCGGAGGGGGCACACCACACCAAGGGTTTCAGCCATCGAGTGCCTACAACTGATTTAGGGTTGCTGTAGCTGAAATAATGTCATATTAAGCAGACATCAAAGTTTCGTGAACGTCTTACAGTTCTGACTCAAACACTATGCAGTTCTTCCACATGCAGTTCTTCCACCGTCTGTTGGGCACTACCTGCGCTTTGGTTTTACTGAGTGCTGCTTGTACCACCCTCAATCCCGGTGTGGGGACATCGCCCACGGGTAGCGACCGGGGGCAGTCTACCACAACCCCAGTCGATGCTGAGTTGTCAGAGTTGACGATTGCCATGATTCCCGATCGCAGAGGAAAGGACGGAGAAGAGCGGTTACAAAAATTTACAGAATACCTGGAGACCTCCCTGGAGATGCCGGTGACCGTTGAGGTTACCCCAGACTACGATACTGCCGTCGCGCTCCTCGTCCATGGGACGGTGGCCATGGCTTACTTGGGTCCCCTCACCTATGTGGAGGCCAAGGCACAGAACGCCAGTATTGAGCCGATCGTGGCCCATATCGAAAGCAGTACGGGTTACCCCTGGTATACCAGTGTGGTGGTGGCCAATGGGGATCAGGGTATTAAGACCATTGCTGACCTGCGGGGTAAGGACTTTGGGTTTGTCAGCGACTCATCTACGTCGGGCTTTCTGGTGCCCCGTTCCTTTTTGCTACAGCAGGGTATTGACCCCGATCGGGACTTTAGGAGTGTCCAGTTTAGTGGCAGTCACGATCAAAATGTGGCGCATTTAGCGAAGGGATCCGTGGATGCCATTGCCATCGACAAAGCTGCCTATGAAGTAGGGCTAAGGAGTGGGCTGCTGACCCCAGAAAAACAGATCCTTCTCTGGGAGTCTGACCCGATTCCAAACCCTCCCATTGTTGCCAATGGCCGTGTTTCTAGTGAGTTGAGGTTAAAAATACAACGGGTCTTGGTTAACGCACCCCCAGGATTGGCAAGCATCAACAGTGAATCCGCCGCCGGTTATACTATTGTCCAAGATGACGATTATGAAGGAATTCGGCAATTGACGCAGTCCCGACAGCAACCCTAAATCAGTTGTAAGGATCTCGATCGCTGAAACCCCTTGGGTGGTGTGTGCCCTCCGGGCGCACACCACACGACCCATTTAGGACTGCTGTAATCGGCTCTCCTGACAAGCTTTATCGATACGCCTCGTAATCCCGATCGTAAGACCTATGTGAATTGAAGTGGTATCCTATGCGTATTGCTCCTAAAATCACGTTATCGAGCATTAGTCTATTTACCATCATTGTTGTGATAGTTGGGGGTAGTAATTGGCTGATACAGCGATCGATTCGCGGTGTTTACAGCCAACAGCAACAGACTCAAGAAACCCTGAAGTCATCGCTGGCCTTGGAAACCCTGATCCATGAAGAGATTATGACCCTCAAGGATTTTGTGGTTCTAGGGCGGAAGGCCAGCGATATGGTGATCTATCAGCGCGATCGCTCTAATGTCCTCTTGGCCTTATCAGAACTGGAATCCTTAGACGTTAATCCTGAGGTGATCGCGTTAGTCCGCGATCGCCACACCCGTTTGGGGCAACTGGCTAATCAGGTGACCCGGCGATCCCAATCTCCCTCAGAAGTTGAGCAAAGCCTAAGGGCCATTAATTCTTTCCGTCAGGATATTCTCTTGGGTTTAGACACCCTTCTGGAGGAAAGCCAAGGTCTGGAAGCCGCCGCAGAAACAGAGGGGGAACAGTTACGCACCCTTGCCCTGTGGTTTCAACTGGTCATGCTGCTGGGATTTATCGGCATCATGCTTCTGGAGTTTAAAATTACCTTTCGACCTATTATTCGTTCCATTGAAACCCTACAGGCGGGGGTTACAGAGTTTGATGTCACCAAGCGTGAGTATCGCCTTGATATTCAATCTAAAGATGAAATTGAAGAGGTGGCCCATGCCTTTAATACGATGGCCGATCGCCTGATGCTTGCCTATAGCACCCTAGAGGATCAGGTGGCGGTTCGTACCGCTGAAATTCATCAAAAGAATAGGTTTTTAGAACAAACTCTAGGGGAGCTAAAAGAAACCCAACTTCAATTAATTTAAACGGAAAAAATGTCTAGTTTAGGGCAAATGGTAGCGGGTATTGCCCACGAAATAAATAATCCCGTCAACTTTATTTATGGTAACTTAAAACACGCTCAAAGCTATACAAAAGAGCTTCTAGAATTAATAAGACTTTATCAACATGAATATCCCAGCCCTAAACCCAGTATTCGAGAACTAGAAGAGGACATTGATTTAGAGTTTCTTCAGGAAGATATGGTTCGTCTCATGAATTCCATCAATGTGGGTACAGAGCGCATTCGAGATATTGTTAAATCTCTGCGAACCTTCTCGCGGTTAGATGAAGCAGATATGAAGGAGGTGGATCTCCAGGATGGGATTGAAAGTACACTACTGATTTTACAAAGTCGCCTTAAGAAAAGGCCAGATTTTCCTGGTGTCAAGGTGATTAAAGACTATGGAGATATTGGCTTGGTCATTTGCTATCCAGGGCAGTTAAATCAAGTCTTTCTCAATTTAATGGCCAATGCCCTGGAGGCGATGGATGATGGTAAATCTCAGAACTTGATGCCCACCGATAACCAACCGACCCTTTGGATTACCACCCAACGACGACGGGACGATCGCATAGAAATCAGGATTCGGGATAATGGTCCTGGGATGACCCCGGAGGTACAGAAAAAGCTCTTTGAACCGTTCTTTACCACCAAGCCCGTGGGTAAGGGAACTGGCTTGGGTCTGGCCATTAGCTATCAAATTATTTGCGATCGCCACCAAGGCAAACTGGAATGCCAGTCCAGCCTAGGGAAGGGCACAGAATTTAGGATAGAGATTCCCCTACGGCAAGGGGGATCCACTTAAGCCGAGACAGTACGCGGAGCGCCCCACGGTCCCGTTCATCTTGTCCCGCCTTCAGCGAAAACCCACGGCAAGGTGGCTAAGATTAAATTCGGTTATGCAGCGGGTCATGCCACCGCTGGGGGACTGCTTCAGCCTTAGGCCGCATCCACCATCGCCATCACCACCCGCCGTCCGTTGATGTGGCTGACCACACCTTGGGCCATGACCTTGATCAGGGTTCCATTTTTGCGGCTGAGGTGGAAGGGTAAATTAAACTGGGGCGATTTACCCGTCAGACAGTCTTTAAGGGCTTGGGTTACGGCTTCGCGATCTTCATAGGCAATGACACTGGCGATCGAGGGCATTTGCAACAGTTCTTCCTTGGCGTAACCCGTCAGAGCAGCAAATTTGCGATTGACATGGCCAAACCGACT
This region of Prochlorothrix hollandica PCC 9006 = CALU 1027 genomic DNA includes:
- a CDS encoding carbon dioxide-concentrating mechanism protein CcmK; translated protein: MSIAVGMIETLGFPAVVEASDAMVKAARVTLVGYEKIGSGRVTVIIRGNVSEVQASVAAGIESVKRVQGGQVLSHHIIARPHENLEYVLPIRYTEAVEQFRDSTSRIVRR
- a CDS encoding EutN/CcmL family microcompartment protein → MRIARVRGTVVSTYKEPSLQGVKLLVVQFVDQTGEITPEYEVAADMVGAGLDEWVLVSRGSQTRHVRDCTDRPVDAAIIAIIDTVTLSNQPLYSKRDQN
- a CDS encoding sensor histidine kinase, which gives rise to MSSLGQMVAGIAHEINNPVNFIYGNLKHAQSYTKELLELIRLYQHEYPSPKPSIRELEEDIDLEFLQEDMVRLMNSINVGTERIRDIVKSLRTFSRLDEADMKEVDLQDGIESTLLILQSRLKKRPDFPGVKVIKDYGDIGLVICYPGQLNQVFLNLMANALEAMDDGKSQNLMPTDNQPTLWITTQRRRDDRIEIRIRDNGPGMTPEVQKKLFEPFFTTKPVGKGTGLGLAISYQIICDRHQGKLECQSSLGKGTEFRIEIPLRQGGST
- a CDS encoding HAMP domain-containing protein, translating into MRIAPKITLSSISLFTIIVVIVGGSNWLIQRSIRGVYSQQQQTQETLKSSLALETLIHEEIMTLKDFVVLGRKASDMVIYQRDRSNVLLALSELESLDVNPEVIALVRDRHTRLGQLANQVTRRSQSPSEVEQSLRAINSFRQDILLGLDTLLEESQGLEAAAETEGEQLRTLALWFQLVMLLGFIGIMLLEFKITFRPIIRSIETLQAGVTEFDVTKREYRLDIQSKDEIEEVAHAFNTMADRLMLAYSTLEDQVAVRTAEIHQKNRFLEQTLGELKETQLQLI
- a CDS encoding phosphate/phosphite/phosphonate ABC transporter substrate-binding protein → MQFFHMQFFHRLLGTTCALVLLSAACTTLNPGVGTSPTGSDRGQSTTTPVDAELSELTIAMIPDRRGKDGEERLQKFTEYLETSLEMPVTVEVTPDYDTAVALLVHGTVAMAYLGPLTYVEAKAQNASIEPIVAHIESSTGYPWYTSVVVANGDQGIKTIADLRGKDFGFVSDSSTSGFLVPRSFLLQQGIDPDRDFRSVQFSGSHDQNVAHLAKGSVDAIAIDKAAYEVGLRSGLLTPEKQILLWESDPIPNPPIVANGRVSSELRLKIQRVLVNAPPGLASINSESAAGYTIVQDDDYEGIRQLTQSRQQP
- a CDS encoding carbon dioxide-concentrating mechanism protein CcmK, with the protein product MPIAVGMIETLGFPAVVEASDAMVKAARVTLVGYEKIGSGRVTVIVRGDVSEVQASVSAGIDSAKRVHGGEVLSHHIIARPHENLEYVLPIRYTEAVEQFRM